In one Candidatus Leptovillus gracilis genomic region, the following are encoded:
- a CDS encoding adenine phosphoribosyltransferase (Catalyzes a salvage reaction resulting in the formation of AMP, that is energically less costly than de novo synthesis): MSQRETYMVQIAGIIRHLPLFEVAPGVRIAIFNMLGDTNIVKAAAAALAERLKETEAQVLVTAEAKSIPLIYEMSALMGLPYVVLRKSYKTYMGAALEAQTVSITTGAPQQLYLDEKDKSLITGKKVILVDDVVSTGSTLEGMEMICTQARAKVSRVAAVFTEGDTDWSHIVALGNLPVFTE, translated from the coding sequence ATGTCGCAACGCGAGACCTACATGGTTCAGATCGCCGGCATTATCCGTCATCTCCCGCTGTTTGAAGTTGCGCCGGGCGTGCGCATTGCCATCTTCAATATGCTGGGTGACACCAACATTGTCAAAGCGGCCGCCGCGGCCCTGGCCGAACGCCTGAAAGAAACCGAAGCGCAGGTTTTGGTTACGGCCGAAGCCAAAAGCATCCCGTTGATTTATGAAATGAGCGCCCTGATGGGGCTGCCTTATGTGGTCTTGCGTAAGTCATACAAAACCTACATGGGCGCGGCTCTTGAGGCGCAAACGGTGTCTATCACCACCGGCGCGCCGCAGCAGTTGTACCTGGACGAAAAAGACAAGAGCCTGATTACCGGCAAAAAAGTCATCCTGGTGGATGATGTGGTCAGCACGGGCAGCACGTTGGAAGGCATGGAAATGATCTGCACCCAGGCCAGGGCGAAAGTCAGCCGGGTTGCCGCCGTTTTCACCGAAGGCGACACGGATTGGTCGCACATTGTGGCTTTGGGCAATTTGCCGGTCTTCACCGAGTGA